One Deltaproteobacteria bacterium DNA segment encodes these proteins:
- a CDS encoding head decoration protein: MTTEYTKDNKAYIAGNYTPLTKTIGAGANEIKGTIMGRQTVDGKLYAYNSANIDGTENPVCILGEDAAAAAADVKAENWFAGVYVEANMTGLDAAGKLALEARGIYFV, translated from the coding sequence ATGACGACCGAATATACAAAGGACAATAAGGCTTATATAGCTGGGAATTATACTCCACTCACTAAAACTATCGGAGCAGGAGCCAATGAAATTAAGGGAACTATTATGGGCAGGCAAACGGTGGATGGCAAACTCTATGCCTATAACTCAGCCAATATTGACGGTACGGAAAATCCCGTTTGTATCCTGGGAGAGGATGCTGCTGCCGCTGCCGCTGATGTTAAAGCTGAAAACTGGTTTGCCGGTGTTTATGTAGAAGCAAACATGACCGGTCTCGATGCGGCGGGGAAACTTGCCCTGGAAGCCAGGGGAATCTATTTCGTTTAA
- a CDS encoding DUF935 domain-containing protein, producing MKQGIYINPHDFVELGELSNKRELSCEIASRSKAWDWTDLTGLLPDPDPILQKMGQGVEVLESLTSDGHLCGVIQQRKLGSLKKEYRWEPGTVGDDEPTEQAKKLCEALREDMKGIDVYNLLSAMLDTPYYGMSPFELIWEPDSSRIKLKDVRALPCRWFGFDAENEIRFKSLDQPEEGEEIPYGKAVIARHFPTYDNPYGLRLLSRCFWPVAFKKGGIKFWLMMTEKYGMPFLLGKYRQGATEAEQQEMLDRLNAMVKSAVAVIMEGGSIEMLDAKGKGASADLYKGLKDAMDYEMSKVIVGQTLTSQTGEDGGGSYALGKEHGDVLNDFRIGDQKLVKNSMNRIAEIYAAVNAPGVEPPEFFWFEEEDPKKEFAERDKTVSETGVKFTKEYYVRRYGYKEDEFEISTTPQSPPDPGGEDKSEFAEHKGGKRFSPQQQAIEELVEKVTKLAAGALEGNEKLLMDIVLKAESYEEAFAALLEAYPQLKTDELEEVVFQSGLNAHLFGRYTVQEEGKE from the coding sequence ATGAAGCAAGGCATATACATCAATCCACATGATTTTGTTGAACTGGGTGAGCTTTCTAATAAGAGGGAGCTTTCCTGTGAAATCGCTTCAAGAAGCAAGGCCTGGGACTGGACGGACCTGACGGGCCTTCTTCCCGATCCTGATCCCATCCTTCAGAAAATGGGCCAGGGCGTGGAAGTGCTGGAGTCGCTCACCTCTGACGGCCATCTTTGCGGTGTTATACAGCAAAGAAAGCTTGGCAGCCTTAAGAAAGAATACCGGTGGGAGCCGGGAACGGTTGGTGATGACGAGCCGACAGAGCAGGCCAAAAAGCTCTGTGAGGCATTACGGGAAGATATGAAAGGGATAGACGTTTATAACCTTCTGTCGGCCATGCTCGATACGCCCTATTACGGCATGTCTCCATTTGAGCTGATCTGGGAGCCTGACAGCAGCCGCATAAAGCTGAAGGATGTGAGAGCGCTTCCCTGCCGCTGGTTCGGATTCGATGCAGAGAACGAAATCCGTTTTAAATCTCTGGACCAGCCTGAAGAGGGAGAGGAAATCCCTTACGGCAAGGCGGTTATTGCCCGCCACTTTCCCACTTATGACAACCCTTATGGGCTCCGGCTCCTGTCCCGCTGTTTTTGGCCGGTGGCTTTCAAAAAGGGCGGCATCAAGTTCTGGCTCATGATGACGGAAAAATACGGCATGCCCTTTCTCCTCGGCAAGTACCGGCAGGGAGCAACGGAGGCCGAGCAGCAGGAAATGCTTGACCGGCTCAACGCCATGGTCAAGTCGGCAGTGGCCGTCATTATGGAGGGCGGGTCCATAGAGATGCTCGATGCAAAAGGGAAAGGGGCTTCAGCTGACCTTTATAAAGGTCTCAAGGACGCAATGGATTATGAAATGTCCAAAGTCATCGTCGGGCAAACATTAACTTCACAGACCGGCGAAGACGGCGGCGGATCATACGCCCTGGGAAAGGAGCATGGCGATGTGCTCAATGATTTCAGGATCGGTGACCAGAAGCTTGTCAAGAACAGCATGAACCGGATTGCAGAGATCTATGCCGCAGTCAATGCACCCGGTGTCGAGCCGCCCGAGTTCTTCTGGTTTGAAGAGGAAGACCCTAAAAAGGAATTTGCCGAGCGGGATAAGACTGTTTCTGAAACTGGCGTCAAGTTCACTAAGGAGTATTACGTGCGCCGGTACGGATACAAGGAGGATGAGTTTGAGATTTCAACCACCCCTCAGTCCCCTCCTGATCCAGGAGGGGAAGATAAGAGTGAGTTTGCCGAGCATAAGGGGGGTAAACGGTTTAGCCCTCAGCAGCAGGCCATCGAGGAGCTGGTTGAAAAAGTAACGAAGCTTGCTGCCGGTGCGCTGGAAGGAAATGAAAAACTGCTGATGGATATCGTCCTGAAGGCGGAGAGCTACGAAGAGGCCTTTGCTGCATTGCTGGAGGCTTACCCTCAACTGAAAACTGACGAGCTGGAGGAAGTGGTTTTTCAGTCGGGGTTGAATGCTCATCTTTTTGGCCGGTATACGGTGCAGGAGGAAGGGAAGGAGTGA
- a CDS encoding DUF1804 family protein: MGSKGDRQAKEGLAKDLYAEGLNLEEISGRLDISVTSLSKWKKESKSPDMDLDDWDLARQTHRDFVDGLRKLFREQMEYVQKLPAKERTPSDFDALSKAASIVRKYEEIRKAEKAENESGIEIDRPALFLENLDWLARTLKDLDPEGLKVLARNFDCLIVQFKAEFSS; this comes from the coding sequence ATGGGTAGTAAAGGCGACAGGCAGGCAAAGGAAGGGCTGGCAAAGGACCTCTATGCCGAGGGGCTTAACCTGGAAGAGATATCGGGACGCCTCGATATTTCCGTTACCTCTCTTTCCAAATGGAAGAAAGAGAGTAAATCACCGGATATGGACCTTGACGACTGGGACCTGGCCAGGCAAACGCACCGGGACTTTGTAGACGGACTAAGGAAGCTCTTCAGGGAGCAAATGGAGTATGTCCAGAAACTTCCGGCAAAGGAGCGGACGCCCTCTGATTTCGACGCCCTTTCAAAGGCGGCATCCATTGTCAGGAAGTATGAAGAGATCAGGAAGGCGGAAAAAGCGGAAAACGAGAGCGGCATTGAGATCGACAGGCCTGCGCTCTTTTTGGAAAACCTGGACTGGCTGGCAAGGACACTTAAAGACCTCGATCCGGAAGGTTTAAAGGTACTGGCAAGAAACTTTGACTGCCTCATTGTGCAGTTTAAAGCTGAGTTTAGCTCTTGA
- a CDS encoding TraR/DksA family transcriptional regulator produces the protein MADDADMAQVSTEQLLDAKIASCRSSAQSGSGSVECVDCDEPIPAARKEAVPGCVRCIDCQDEFEEEGGIL, from the coding sequence ATGGCGGATGATGCGGATATGGCACAAGTTAGTACGGAACAGCTTTTAGATGCAAAAATTGCGTCCTGCCGGTCTAGCGCGCAAAGTGGGTCGGGCAGCGTGGAGTGTGTCGACTGTGATGAACCCATCCCTGCCGCCCGAAAAGAAGCGGTGCCGGGATGTGTGAGGTGTATTGATTGCCAGGATGAATTTGAGGAGGAGGGGGGAATCTTATGA